In Terriglobales bacterium, the genomic stretch ACCGTCGACGACCTGCACGCCGTGCGGCACCGTCACGTCCGGCGAATACCCGACCAGCGGGTAGGCGCCCGTGACGTCGAGCGCGCGCGTCGCCACTTTCATCCGCGGCCCGGGGATGACGCCGTTGTGGATGGCGTTGCGCAGCGCGACGTCGGCGTACATCGCGCCTTCCGTCTCGAGGTCGCGGATGGTGGTGAAGCCGTACTCCAGCGCCTTGCGCGCCGCCTGCGTCGCCAGGATGGTGCGGTACTCGCGCGACTGCTTCAGCAACTGCTCGTCGTAGTCGGCCGCGGTGATGTCGCCCTGCAAGAGGACGTGCGTGTGCGTGTCGATCAGGCCGGGCAGGCAGGTGTAGTTCGAAAGGTCGATTGCCGGACCTTTCCCCGGTCGCTTGTCAGTGCGCACGCTGACCATGCGCTCGCCGCTTACCGTGATCACCGCGTCCCGGATGAGCTGCTCGCTCTTGCCGTCGTACAGCGCCCCGCAGCGGATCACCGTCGCCGACGTGTCGACCTTGGCGGCCTGCTCCGTCTGCGCCGCCGCGGCAATCGAAAGAAGAAGAAGGGAAAAGAAGATGACCGCGCGCTTCATGCTCGCCTCCGTCTGGACGGCCAGCACTCTAGCAGAACCAACGACGAACTCGTCGTGAGGAACGACTGTCATCCTGAGGCGTCCGCCGCGGCGGACGCCGAAGGACCTATGCATTCGCGGTGATGCATAGATCCTTCGCCGCCGCGGGCGGCTCAGGATGACAATGCTTCTCACGATCGAGCGACGCTGATCGCACAAAAAACCGGCCCCGCTCTGCGCGAGGCCGGTCGGACTGAACAGAGTGCTTATTTGCCTTCGTGCATGTGTCCGGCTGCGCACTTGTCGCCGCCGCAGCAGCCCTTGTGCTCGGCCGACGCCGTCGACTTGTTGTCCTTCTTCATCATCGGGCAGTCGTCGGTGCACTTGCCGTCTTTCATGCACGCCATCTTGCCGTCCTTCATCGGGCAATCGCCGCCGGCGCACTTGCCGTCCTTCATGCACGCCATCTTGCCGTCTTTCATCATCGGGCAATCGGCGGTGCACTTGCCGTCTTTCATGCAGGCCATCTTGCCGTCTTTGTCCTTGGGACAATCCTTGCAGCAATCGGCCATCTTGCCGTCGGCGCCCTTGTGGCAGCACGCCATCTTGTGGTCGTCGGCCTTGGGCGCGTCTTTCGCCGGCGCCGCCGCCGTCTGGGCGAACGACATCGCCGTCCCCAGCACCAGCATCAGGAACATCGCAAACATCTTTCGCATGACAATCTTCTCCATTCTTCTCGTGAACTCATTGGGCTCTCGCGGCCCGCGGGCCGCACGGCGGCGCAGGGAAGCGCGTTCTAGATCCGCATGTCGGACTTCAGGTCGAAGACCGCGCGGATGGGCGGCCGCGCCTCCGCGCTCGCCACGCCCTCGCGCTCCCGCGCGACCACGGCCGGCGCGGGCCGCGCCGCCGCCTGCGCATCCGCCAGGCTCACCGCCTCGCTCTTCTTTCCCGGCTCGCGGTTGAAGCTGCAGCAGGTGTGCTGCTGGAAGCAGTCCTGCACGTTCCTCTGCACCGGCGCCGCCACCGGCATCGCCCTCTCGTGGCGCATCCCGGCGTGGTGCTGGTGCGCGGCGGGCGCCGGCGTCGCGGGGTGCGCCGGCACCGGCCTTGGCTCCGCGCAGCTCTTCGTCCACTGGATGAGCGCGGGCACCGCCATCGCCGGCGCGTTCCAGGCGAACAGGCCGACCAGCAGACCGGTCGTGACCAGACGGCTTGGGCGGCTGCGGAGCATCGGAAGGACCTATCCTACAGACGCCCGAACCTCCCAAAAAGTGACGTATGTCACATACCCCTGGGAAACATCTCTCGCACCTGGGCGGGAGTCTTTCCGGCCGCGCGCAGTGCCCGCAGGCTGAGCGCGTCGTGGCGTTTTGCGAGGCGGACGCCGTGCTCGTCGGTCACGAGCGCGGCGTGCGCCCACGCGGGCGGTTCGAGCCCGAGCGCCTTATATAGAAGAAGCTGCCGCGCGGTGCTCTTCAGCAGGTCGGCGCCACGGACCACCTCGGTGATGCGCATGGCGGCGTCGTCGGCGACGCACGCCAGCTGATACGCCGGGACGTCGTCGCGCCGCCAGACCAGGAAGTCGCCGAAGTCGCGGCCGGCCACGTACGCCTGCGGACCCGCGAGCGCATCGTCGAACCGGACGCGCTCGCCGTCCGGCACGCGGAACCGCCACGAGACCGGTTTCCCTGACGGCGGATGGCTGACGGCGGACGGCTCGGGAAAATCCTCAAGCCGCCAAGGTCTCTCCCGGCACGTTCCCGGATACGGCAGTTCGTCGGCGTCGTCGTGGGGCGCCTGCGCCGCCTGCGCCAGGTCTTTGCGCGAGCACGTGCACGGATAGATCGCGCCCGCATCCCGCAGCTTCCGCCACGCGTCCCGGTAGAACGACCGCCGATCGCTCTGCGAGTACGGCCCGAACGGACCTCCGCCCGGCTGCGCCGCGAGTTCCGGACCCTCCTGCCACTCCAGCCCCAGCCAGCGCAGGTCCTCGTACATCGCCGTGACGTACTCCGGCTTCGACCGCTGCGGATCCAGGTCCTCGTTCCTGAGGACGAGCACGCCGGCCGCCTGGCGCGCCCGCTCCGCCGCGATCCAGAACGTCCGCGCGTGCCCGAGGTGCAGAAATCCGGTGGGCGAAGGTGCAAGCCGCCCGCGGTAGGTGCGTTCTAGGGACATCCGGTGTCTATGAAGGTGGATTTGCAGCCGTCCGTGACCAGAGATTACACTCGACTACCGTTTATGTCCTGCCTCCGTCGTTCCCTCTGCCTGCTGCTGTTCGCGGTCTTCGTCTCGTTCGCCACCGCCGCCACCGCCCCCAGCGAGCCGCAGCCCACGCTGCTCGCCGACATGCAGCGCGAGCTCGACCGCGCGCACCAGGAGCTGGCGAAGGCGAATCCGGCGCCCTACTACATCAGCTACACCGTCGCCGACGCGAACAACACCATCATCGCGGCGAGCCAGGGGGCCATCGCGACCGCGGTGCAGAACCACACGCGCCGCGCCGACGTCATCACGCGCGTCGGCTCCGCCACGCTCGACAACACGCACAACGAGAACCGCGAGTCCGCCATCGTCTCCGGCTCCATCCCGCTCTCCGACGACCACGCCGCCATCCAGCGCACCTTCTGGGACCTCACCAACCGCGGCTACCGCCAGGCCATGACCGCCTTCCTGCGCACCAAGACGCGCGCCGACGTCCGCGCCGAAGAGGAAGACGACTCGCCCGACTTCTCCAAGGAGACGCCCCAGACCCACGTCGAGGCCGCGCCGCTCACACCCATCGACCACGAAGCGTGGAAGCAGCGCATCCGCCGCCTCGCGCAGCAGTTCCGCGACCGCACCGAGATCGAGAACTCCGGCGTCTTCCTGGTGGTCGAGGATGAGGATCGCTACTTCGTCTCCACCGAAGGCACGCGCCTGGTCACGCCCTCGCGCATCTCGCGCCTCTTCCTCTACGCCACCGTGAAGGCGCCCGACGGCATGGACCTGATGCGCATGGAGAGCTTCCAGGCCTCCGACCCGAGCAAGCTCCCGGCCGACGCCGAGCTCACGCAGAAGATCGCCACCATGGTCGGCGACCTGAAAGCGCTGAAGGCCGCGCCCATCGCCGAGCCCTACAGCGGGCCCGCGCTGCTCTCCGGGCGCGCCGCCGCTGTGCTCACCCACGAAGTCCTCGGCCACCGCCTCGAAGGCCAGCGCCAGCGCGGCGACGACGAAGGCCAGACCTTCACCAAGAAGATCAACCAGGCCGTGCTGCCGAACTTCCTCAGCATCGTCGACGACCCCACGCGCAAAGCCTTCGGCTCGACCGAGCTCTCCGGCACCTACGCCTTCGACGACGAGGGCATGCCCGCCAAGGCCGTGCACCTGATCGAAGACGGCGTCCTGCGCAACTTCCTGCTCTCGCGCATGCCGGTGAAAGGCTTCGAGAGCTCCAACGGCCACGGCCGCGCCGAGACCGGCAAGGTCCCCGTCGGACGCCAGGGCAACCTCATCGTCACCGCGAAGAAGTCCATGTCGGAAGCCGAGCTGCGCAAGCAGCTCATCGCGGAGATCAAGAAGCAGAACAAGCCTTACGGCCTGTACTTCGACGACATCCAGGGCGGGTTCACGCTCACCACGCGGCAGCTCCCGCAGGCCTTCCAGGTGCTGCCCATCATGGTGTGGCGCGTCTATCCCGACGGCCGGCCGGACGAGCTGGTGCGCGGCGTCGACCTGGTCGGCACGCCGCTCGCCGCCTTCTCGCACATCCTCGCGGCCGGCGACCAGCAGCACGTGTTCAACGGCATCTGCGGCGCCGAGAGCGGCAGCGTGCCCGTCTCCGCCGTCGCGCCCGCCATGCTGTTCTCGGAGTTCGAGACGCAGCGCAAGGCGCAGTCGCACGAGCGCCCGCCCATCCTGCCCGCGCCCATCGAACCCGCGAAGAAGACGGGAGGTGCGCGATGAACCGCATTCTCACGCTCATTCTCGCGCTGCTCTCGCTCGCCGCGCTCGCGCCCGCGCAGCAACCCATCCCGACCGACGACCCGCTGCTCAACGCGCTGCGCGCCGAGCTCAAGCGCTCGCAGCAGCTCCAGCTCGCCGGCCAGCAGAAGCCTTACTTCGTCCAGTACATCGTCAACGACGCCGACAATTTCGGTTACGACTCCAGCCTGGGCGCGCCGCTCAACAAGCTGCGCAGCCGCCAGCGCTTCATCACCGTCATCGTCCGCGTGGGCGACTACGCCAACGATAGCGACCTCGGCTTCGGCATGGGCGAGTACGACATCCTCGCCATCGACGACGACGAGACCGCGCTCCGCCGCACCCTCTGGCTCGCCACCGACCGCGCCTACAAGAACGCGCTCCAGATGCTTTCCGCCAAGGAGTCGATGGCGAAGGAGTTCGAATCCACCGACGACGTCCCCTCGCTCTCGAAGGAGACGCCCGTCCAGTACTTCGAGCCGCGCATCGCCATTCCGGCCGACACCGAGCGGCTCGAGCGTGCGCTCGACGCCGCCACCGCGCTCTACCGCACCGACCCCGAGCTCCAGGTCCTGGCCGGCAGCGTGCGCCTCTCGGTGAACAACTACTACCTCGTGAACACCGAGGGCACGGTGATGCGGCTCGCGCAGGTGGGCGACAGCGTCATCGTGCACGCCGAGACGCAAGCGCCCGACGGCATGCGCCTCCGCCGCACCTACAGCCTCGAGACCCGCTCGCCGGAAGCCCTGCCCAACGCCGACAAGCTCAAGGCCGAGGCCGGCAAGCTCATCGCGACGCTCAAGGCCCTGCGCGCCGCGCCCCCCGTCGCCTCCGAATACCGCGGGCCGGTGCTGTTCTCCAATGACGCCGCCGCCAGCGTGGTCGAAGGCCTCATCGCCAAGAACCTGATCGCCACCCGCCCGCCGCCCGGCAAGACCGGCCGCGTCGTCGGCCCCTACGGCGAGAGCTTCCGCGCGCGCATCCTGCCCGACAGCGTCACCATCGTCGACGATCCGACCATCGAGACCTACGCCGGCCAGCCGCTCGTCGGCTTCACCAAGTACGACGACGAAGGCGTGAAGGCGCGCCCGGTCACCCTGGTCGACAAGGGCATCCTGCAGGCCTACCTCACGTCGCGCCGGCCGGTGAAGGACTTCCTCGCCTCCAACGGCCACGCGCGCAACCTCGGGCCCAGCGTGAATCCCGCGCCCATGAACTTCATCCTCAGCAGCTCCAAGGCCGAGGCGCCCGCGGCGCTCAAGCAGAAGCTGGTCGCGATGTGCAAGGAACGCGGCCTCGAGTACTGCTACTACGTCGAGACCATGGGCGGCCTGGAGACGCCGCGGCTGCTCTATCGCGTCTACGCCAAGGACGGCAGGGAAGAGCTGGTGCGCGGCGGCGTCCTCGACGAGCTCGACACCCGCACGCTGCGCAACGACATCGTCGGCGTCGGCAACGACCCGCTCGTCACCAACAACCCCGCGAACCTGCCTGCCAGCTACGTCGCGCCCTCGCTGCTGTTCGGCGAGCTCGTGGTCAAGAGCTCGACCGAGGCCAAGGAGAAGCTGCCGCAGTATCCCGCGCCCGCGCTGTAGACAGGAAAATGCCAGGTAGGCGCCGGCGACTCGCCGGCGCTTTCCTATTGCGGCGTCAGCAGGAACGCCCGCGTCGCGCCCGCGTGCGCATGCTGGTCCAGCTTCGTTGCGCGGTCGTTCGCCAGGTCGTGGTTCCTGCTTCCGAGCGCCAGGATCTGGCCGCGGTCGTTGATCGCCACCGCCGACATCAGCACCAGGTTCGCGTCGTTCGGGACGAGCGTGTTCAGGTCCACCATCGCCGCGCCCGTCCA encodes the following:
- the gluQRS gene encoding tRNA glutamyl-Q(34) synthetase GluQRS, translated to MSLERTYRGRLAPSPTGFLHLGHARTFWIAAERARQAAGVLVLRNEDLDPQRSKPEYVTAMYEDLRWLGLEWQEGPELAAQPGGGPFGPYSQSDRRSFYRDAWRKLRDAGAIYPCTCSRKDLAQAAQAPHDDADELPYPGTCRERPWRLEDFPEPSAVSHPPSGKPVSWRFRVPDGERVRFDDALAGPQAYVAGRDFGDFLVWRRDDVPAYQLACVADDAAMRITEVVRGADLLKSTARQLLLYKALGLEPPAWAHAALVTDEHGVRLAKRHDALSLRALRAAGKTPAQVREMFPRGM
- a CDS encoding metallopeptidase TldD-related protein — translated: MSCLRRSLCLLLFAVFVSFATAATAPSEPQPTLLADMQRELDRAHQELAKANPAPYYISYTVADANNTIIAASQGAIATAVQNHTRRADVITRVGSATLDNTHNENRESAIVSGSIPLSDDHAAIQRTFWDLTNRGYRQAMTAFLRTKTRADVRAEEEDDSPDFSKETPQTHVEAAPLTPIDHEAWKQRIRRLAQQFRDRTEIENSGVFLVVEDEDRYFVSTEGTRLVTPSRISRLFLYATVKAPDGMDLMRMESFQASDPSKLPADAELTQKIATMVGDLKALKAAPIAEPYSGPALLSGRAAAVLTHEVLGHRLEGQRQRGDDEGQTFTKKINQAVLPNFLSIVDDPTRKAFGSTELSGTYAFDDEGMPAKAVHLIEDGVLRNFLLSRMPVKGFESSNGHGRAETGKVPVGRQGNLIVTAKKSMSEAELRKQLIAEIKKQNKPYGLYFDDIQGGFTLTTRQLPQAFQVLPIMVWRVYPDGRPDELVRGVDLVGTPLAAFSHILAAGDQQHVFNGICGAESGSVPVSAVAPAMLFSEFETQRKAQSHERPPILPAPIEPAKKTGGAR
- a CDS encoding metallopeptidase TldD-related protein — protein: MNRILTLILALLSLAALAPAQQPIPTDDPLLNALRAELKRSQQLQLAGQQKPYFVQYIVNDADNFGYDSSLGAPLNKLRSRQRFITVIVRVGDYANDSDLGFGMGEYDILAIDDDETALRRTLWLATDRAYKNALQMLSAKESMAKEFESTDDVPSLSKETPVQYFEPRIAIPADTERLERALDAATALYRTDPELQVLAGSVRLSVNNYYLVNTEGTVMRLAQVGDSVIVHAETQAPDGMRLRRTYSLETRSPEALPNADKLKAEAGKLIATLKALRAAPPVASEYRGPVLFSNDAAASVVEGLIAKNLIATRPPPGKTGRVVGPYGESFRARILPDSVTIVDDPTIETYAGQPLVGFTKYDDEGVKARPVTLVDKGILQAYLTSRRPVKDFLASNGHARNLGPSVNPAPMNFILSSSKAEAPAALKQKLVAMCKERGLEYCYYVETMGGLETPRLLYRVYAKDGREELVRGGVLDELDTRTLRNDIVGVGNDPLVTNNPANLPASYVAPSLLFGELVVKSSTEAKEKLPQYPAPAL